The Vicia villosa cultivar HV-30 ecotype Madison, WI linkage group LG1, Vvil1.0, whole genome shotgun sequence genome includes a region encoding these proteins:
- the LOC131637660 gene encoding 4-hydroxy-3-methylbut-2-en-1-yl diphosphate synthase (ferredoxin), chloroplastic-like translates to MASGTVPASFSSFRMSESGLGFVKSIDFVRVSDFVDDILNVVPRQKYYESLHKTVRRKTRTVTVGDVTIGSEHPIRVQTMTTTDTKDVAGTVEQVMRIADKGADIVRITVQGRKEADACFEIKNSLVQKNYNIQLVADIHFAPTIALRVAECFDKIRVNPGNFADRRAQFEILEYSEDDYQKELEHIEQVFTPLVEKCKKYGRAMRIGTNHGSLSDRIMSYYGDSPRGMVESAFEFARICRKLDYHNFVFSMKASNPVIMVQAYRLLVAEMYVQGWDYPLHLGVTEAGEGEDGRMKSAIGIGTLLQAPFEEKHRHYFDFQRRTGQLPVQKEGEEVDYRGTLHRDGSVLMSVSLDQLKGKGGEFTSGLSNEGFESSFLLDFYMSVI, encoded by the exons ATGGCTTCTGGAACTGTGCCTGCTTCGTTTTCTAGCTTCAGGATGTCTGAATCCGGTTTGGGGTTTGTGaaaagtattgattttgtgagagtttctgattttgttgatgatattttgaatgtAGTTCCTAGGCAAAAGTACTATGAATCGTTGCACAAAACTGTGAGGAGGAAAACAAGGACAGTGACGGTTGGTGACGTGACGATTGGTAGTGAGCATCCGATAAGAGTTCAGACCATGACTACGACTGATACTAAGGATGTTGCTGGAACTGTTGAACAG GTGATGAGAATAGCTGATAAAGGAGCTGATATCGTTCGGATAACAGTTCAAGGGAGAAAAGAAGCCGATGCATGTTTTGAGATTAAAAACTCGCTCGTGCAGAAAAA CTACAACATACAGTTGGTGGCTGATATTCATTTTGCTCCTACTATTGCTTTGCGAGTAGCTGAATGCTTTGATAAGATTCGTGTCAACCCTGGAAATTTCG CCGACAGGCGAGCTCAGTTTGAAATATTGGAGTACTCAGAAGACGACTATCAGAAAGAACTTGAGCATATCGAACAG GTTTTCACGCCATTAGTTGAAAAATGTAAGAAATATGGGAGAGCGATGCGCATTGGAACAAACCATGGCAGTCTTTCTGATCGTATAATGAGCTACTATGGAGATTCTCCTAGGGGAATG GTGGAATCTGCTTTTGAATTTGCAAGGATATGCCGAAAGCTGGACTATCACAATTTTGTGTTTTCTATGAAAGCAAGCAACCCAGTTATCATGGTTCAGGCGTATCGGTTACTTGTAGCTGAAATGTATGTCCAAGGCTGGGATTATCCATTACACTTGGGAGTTACAGAAGCTGGAGAAGGTGAGGATGGTAGGATGAAATCTGCAATTGGCATCGGAACTCTACTACAG GCACCTTTTGAAGAAAAACATAGACATTATTTTGACTTCCAGCGCCGTACTGGTCAATTGCCAGTGCAAAAAGAG GGTGAGGAAGTGGATTATAGAGGTACGCTCCACCGGGACGGATCTGTTCTCATGTCAGTCTCCTTGGATCAGTTAAAG GGTAAAGGTGGTGAGTTCACCAGTGGCTTGTCAAATGAAGGGTTTGAAAGTTCTTTTCTATTAGATTTCTACATGTCTGTTATCTGA